From the genome of Geothrix sp. 21YS21S-4, one region includes:
- a CDS encoding DUF4337 domain-containing protein produces the protein MSDDKKEPWLNLLALTTVMLAVCATLATFKGGGHSTRTVLSQSQASDQWAYYQAKGIKGNLYELEALRLKREIALAPKPAVALLEQSLADVERKAAKYDAEKAEIQKEARRFEDAKADAQKHGAAFGLAVIFLQIAILLSSIAALLKQKPVYWLGLAVGAVGIVYFLNGFLLFLPA, from the coding sequence ATGAGCGACGACAAGAAGGAACCCTGGCTGAACCTGCTGGCGCTGACGACGGTGATGCTCGCGGTCTGCGCGACCCTCGCCACGTTCAAGGGCGGCGGGCACTCCACGCGGACGGTCCTGAGCCAGAGCCAGGCCTCCGATCAGTGGGCCTACTACCAAGCCAAGGGCATCAAGGGAAACCTCTACGAACTGGAGGCCCTGCGCCTGAAGCGGGAGATCGCGCTGGCTCCCAAGCCGGCGGTCGCTCTTCTGGAGCAGAGCCTGGCCGACGTCGAACGGAAGGCCGCCAAGTACGACGCGGAGAAGGCGGAGATCCAGAAGGAGGCGCGGCGCTTCGAGGACGCGAAGGCCGACGCTCAGAAGCACGGCGCGGCCTTCGGGCTGGCGGTGATCTTCCTCCAGATCGCCATCCTGCTGTCGTCCATCGCCGCCCTCCTGAAGCAGAAGCCCGTCTACTGGCTGGGCCTGGCGGTCGGCGCGGTGGGCATCGTCTACTTCCTCAACGGCTTCCTCCTCTTCCTGCCGGCCTGA
- the ahcY gene encoding adenosylhomocysteinase: protein MAAVATDFLVADLSLAPWGRRELAIAEGEMPALMAIRKQYAAEQPLKGARIAGSLHMTIQTAVLIETLKALGADVRWASCNIFSTQDHAAAAIAAGGTPVFAVKGETLPEYWDYTHRIFDFDGGANMILDDGGDATLLLHLGARAEQDIHVLDHPDSEEATVLFAAIRKRLAEQPTWYSTQLAKVEGVTEETTTGVHRLYEMAKKGELKFPAINVNDSVTKSKFDNLYGCRESLVDAIKRATDVMVAGKIAVVCGYGDVGKGSAQALRALSAQVWVTEIDPICALQAAMEGYRVVTMDEACDQADIFVTATGNFHVITRDHMARMKHNAIVCNIGHFDSEIDVAGLEACEWEEIKPQVDHVIFPDGHRIILLAKGRLVNLGCGTGHPSYVMSSSFANQTLAQIELWTKKGEYQVGVYTLPKHLDEQVARLQLQTLNAKLTALRPDQAKYIGVSVEGPYKTDHYRY from the coding sequence ATGGCCGCCGTCGCCACCGATTTCCTCGTCGCTGATCTCTCCCTCGCCCCCTGGGGCCGGCGGGAGCTCGCCATCGCCGAAGGCGAGATGCCCGCGCTGATGGCCATCCGGAAGCAGTACGCCGCGGAGCAGCCGCTGAAGGGTGCGCGCATCGCCGGCTCCCTCCATATGACCATCCAGACGGCGGTGCTCATCGAAACGCTGAAGGCCCTGGGCGCCGACGTGCGCTGGGCCAGCTGCAACATCTTCAGCACCCAGGACCACGCCGCCGCCGCCATCGCCGCGGGCGGGACGCCGGTCTTCGCCGTGAAGGGCGAGACACTGCCCGAGTACTGGGACTACACGCACCGCATCTTCGACTTCGACGGCGGGGCCAACATGATCCTCGATGACGGCGGCGACGCCACCCTCCTCCTGCACCTGGGCGCGCGGGCCGAGCAGGACATCCACGTGCTGGACCACCCGGACAGCGAGGAAGCCACCGTGCTCTTCGCCGCCATCCGCAAGCGCCTGGCCGAGCAGCCGACCTGGTACTCCACCCAGTTGGCGAAGGTCGAGGGCGTGACCGAGGAGACCACCACCGGTGTCCACCGGCTGTACGAGATGGCCAAGAAGGGCGAGCTGAAGTTCCCCGCCATCAACGTCAACGACAGCGTCACCAAGAGCAAGTTCGACAACCTGTACGGCTGCCGGGAATCGTTGGTGGACGCCATCAAGCGCGCCACGGACGTGATGGTCGCCGGCAAGATCGCCGTGGTGTGCGGCTACGGCGACGTGGGCAAGGGCAGCGCCCAGGCGCTGCGCGCCCTCAGCGCCCAGGTGTGGGTGACCGAGATCGATCCCATCTGCGCTTTGCAGGCGGCCATGGAGGGCTACCGCGTCGTCACCATGGACGAGGCCTGCGACCAGGCCGACATCTTCGTCACCGCCACGGGCAACTTCCACGTGATCACCCGCGACCACATGGCCCGGATGAAGCACAACGCCATCGTGTGCAACATCGGCCACTTCGACAGCGAGATCGACGTGGCCGGCCTAGAGGCCTGCGAGTGGGAGGAGATCAAGCCCCAGGTGGACCACGTGATCTTCCCCGACGGCCACCGCATCATCCTCCTGGCCAAGGGCCGCCTGGTGAACCTGGGTTGCGGCACGGGTCATCCCAGCTACGTGATGTCCTCCTCCTTCGCCAACCAGACCCTGGCGCAGATTGAGCTGTGGACGAAGAAGGGCGAGTACCAGGTGGGCGTCTACACCCTGCCGAAGCACCTGGATGAGCAGGTGGCGCGGCTCCAGCTCCAGACCCTCAACGCCAAGCTCACGGCCCTGCGTCCCGATCAGGCGAAATACATCGGCGTGTCCGTGGAAGGGCCGTACAAGACGGATCACTACCGCTACTAG
- a CDS encoding S1C family serine protease, with translation MADSSRSPWTPLAFVAAVALAAAGGAGLVRWREGRRPAPAFSAPAAAPQPPLPEVPAPEPAGSATSAAPSTEDVVARVLPAVVMVETGSGRSGSAFFVGRDRLLTNHHVIVGRSYVKLRLADGSVLDARIEATAAGYDLAVLHLMQPGPERAFLPLGTVQEVRPGQEVLAVGTPLGLLQNTVTRGIVSSLRRLDRVVVLQTDTALNPGNSGGPLVDRAGRAVGITTMGFRGSQGLNFAVAIDHARALLDGKPLQLAFVPSGPDEGMKALLPGAGPSETDRLREEGTRRYAARLEAIARGADQLESAFASFLTYDWEGRAVGTFDRNFYAFWERGALQGESVKGREARGAGLRQAVDGLRDRFREAEEEARRADVFPGTRRDLRHRYRLDDRRWE, from the coding sequence ATGGCCGACTCCTCCCGCTCTCCGTGGACGCCCCTCGCGTTTGTCGCTGCCGTGGCTCTGGCCGCGGCGGGGGGCGCGGGCCTCGTCCGGTGGCGGGAGGGGCGGCGCCCCGCGCCCGCTTTTTCGGCTCCCGCGGCGGCGCCCCAGCCTCCGCTTCCGGAAGTTCCCGCGCCTGAACCCGCCGGGAGCGCCACGTCCGCGGCGCCCTCCACCGAGGACGTGGTGGCGCGCGTCCTGCCCGCCGTGGTGATGGTGGAGACGGGCTCGGGCCGGAGCGGAAGCGCCTTCTTCGTGGGCCGCGATCGACTCCTGACGAACCACCACGTCATCGTGGGTCGGAGCTACGTGAAGCTACGCCTCGCCGACGGCAGCGTCCTGGACGCCCGCATCGAGGCCACCGCCGCGGGCTACGATCTGGCGGTACTCCACCTGATGCAGCCCGGTCCTGAGCGCGCGTTCCTGCCGCTGGGCACCGTCCAGGAGGTGCGCCCGGGTCAGGAAGTCCTCGCCGTCGGCACGCCCCTCGGGCTGCTTCAGAACACGGTCACCCGCGGCATCGTCAGCAGCCTCCGCCGCCTGGACCGCGTGGTGGTCCTCCAGACGGACACCGCCCTCAACCCCGGAAACAGCGGCGGCCCGTTGGTGGACCGCGCGGGTCGCGCGGTGGGGATCACCACCATGGGTTTTCGCGGCAGCCAGGGCCTGAACTTCGCTGTGGCCATCGACCACGCCCGAGCGCTGCTGGACGGGAAGCCCTTGCAACTGGCGTTCGTCCCCTCCGGGCCCGACGAAGGCATGAAGGCGCTCCTCCCCGGCGCCGGCCCCAGCGAGACGGACCGGCTGCGGGAGGAGGGCACCCGCCGCTACGCCGCGCGGCTGGAAGCCATCGCCCGGGGCGCCGACCAATTGGAATCGGCCTTCGCCTCCTTCCTCACCTATGACTGGGAGGGGCGAGCGGTGGGCACCTTCGACCGGAATTTCTACGCGTTCTGGGAGAGGGGCGCCCTCCAGGGCGAGTCGGTGAAGGGGCGGGAAGCGCGCGGAGCCGGGCTCCGGCAGGCCGTGGACGGGCTGCGCGACCGCTTCCGGGAGGCGGAGGAGGAGGCCCGCCGCGCGGACGTCTTTCCGGGCACCCGCCGCGACCTCCGCCACCGCTATCGGCTGGACGACCGCCGCTGGGAATGA
- the rlmF gene encoding 23S rRNA (adenine(1618)-N(6))-methyltransferase RlmF, with protein MTGPAKPGLHPRNRHAGGYDFRRLTEACPELTAFLRRAPHGGWTVDFADPAAVKALNRALLAKAYGIRGWDIPAGYLCPPIPGRADYLHHLADLLAEGGALPRGPAIRALDVGVGANAIYPLVGHREYGWSFVGSDVEAGALASAERILAANPDLRSAVVLRRQGNPRAIFEGVVEPGERFDLTLCNPPFHASAREAREASQRKWRKLGRGAAGAARNFGGQGAELWCDGGEAGFLARMAEESAAFAERILWFTALVSSSANLPAVQRALRRVGAPEIRVVPMAQGQKQSRFVAWSFLSPDAREAWRRSPGPG; from the coding sequence GTGACCGGTCCCGCCAAGCCCGGCCTTCATCCGCGCAACCGGCACGCCGGCGGCTACGATTTCCGGCGCCTGACGGAGGCGTGCCCGGAGCTGACGGCCTTCCTGCGCCGCGCCCCCCACGGCGGGTGGACGGTGGACTTCGCCGATCCCGCGGCGGTCAAGGCCCTCAACCGGGCCCTCCTGGCGAAGGCCTACGGAATCCGCGGATGGGACATCCCCGCCGGCTACCTCTGCCCGCCCATTCCGGGACGGGCGGACTACCTCCACCATCTGGCGGACCTGCTGGCGGAAGGGGGCGCCCTTCCCCGCGGACCCGCGATCCGCGCGCTGGATGTGGGCGTGGGCGCCAACGCCATCTACCCGCTGGTGGGCCACCGCGAATACGGCTGGTCCTTTGTGGGGTCCGACGTGGAAGCGGGGGCCCTGGCCTCGGCGGAGCGGATCCTCGCGGCGAATCCCGATCTGCGGAGCGCGGTGGTCCTCCGCCGCCAGGGAAACCCCCGCGCCATCTTCGAGGGCGTGGTGGAGCCGGGCGAGCGCTTCGACCTGACGCTGTGCAATCCCCCCTTCCACGCTTCCGCCCGCGAAGCCCGGGAGGCGAGCCAGCGGAAGTGGCGGAAGCTGGGCCGCGGCGCGGCGGGCGCCGCCCGGAACTTCGGCGGCCAGGGCGCGGAGCTGTGGTGCGACGGCGGCGAAGCGGGCTTCCTGGCGCGGATGGCGGAGGAGAGCGCCGCCTTCGCCGAGCGGATCCTGTGGTTCACGGCGCTGGTCTCCAGTTCGGCCAACCTGCCCGCCGTGCAGCGCGCCCTGCGCCGGGTCGGAGCCCCCGAGATCCGCGTCGTTCCCATGGCCCAGGGGCAGAAGCAGAGCCGGTTCGTGGCCTGGAGCTTCCTGTCCCCCGACGCGCGGGAAGCCTGGCGACGGAGCCCCGGGCCGGGATAG
- a CDS encoding Tfp pilus assembly protein FimT/FimU: MIPGCRRSQRGTSLLEFTLTMSIAALLAGAGLSQLDSGATELSAAQDEICGSLDQAFNLARARGTNVTVALGKATGAGEHLPVQVGRRVKWGKPANIPMPPDMDEGSVAAATGESHALFTVTPRHTALAGAWFLNDGRDALCMRLSGHGRLQVLRWRRERQKWTRA; encoded by the coding sequence ATGATTCCGGGCTGCCGCCGCTCGCAGCGGGGAACCTCCTTGCTGGAATTCACCCTGACGATGAGCATCGCCGCTCTCCTCGCCGGAGCGGGCCTCTCCCAGCTCGATTCCGGCGCCACGGAGCTATCCGCGGCCCAGGATGAGATCTGCGGCAGCCTGGATCAGGCCTTCAACCTCGCCCGGGCCCGGGGCACCAACGTCACCGTCGCCCTGGGAAAGGCTACAGGAGCCGGCGAGCACCTCCCGGTGCAGGTGGGCCGGCGCGTGAAGTGGGGAAAGCCCGCCAACATCCCGATGCCGCCGGACATGGACGAAGGCAGCGTCGCCGCCGCCACCGGCGAGTCCCACGCGCTGTTCACCGTCACCCCTCGCCACACAGCTCTGGCCGGCGCGTGGTTCCTCAACGACGGGCGGGACGCCCTGTGCATGCGCCTGTCGGGGCACGGGCGCCTCCAGGTCCTGCGGTGGCGCCGGGAACGCCAGAAGTGGACGAGGGCGTGA
- a CDS encoding NUDIX domain-containing protein, translating to MWALTVAAVIERQGRFLVVEEPDKVTGLPVINQPAGHVEPGESVLDAVRREVREETGLAFAPDAIVGLYPLRAANGKDYLRVCFTGTVPEGAEAAPEDPDILRCHWLTREELVAAPLRSGWVLRCLDDALAGRRFPLEFVAEIRHER from the coding sequence ATGTGGGCCCTCACCGTCGCCGCCGTCATCGAGCGCCAGGGCCGCTTCCTGGTGGTGGAAGAGCCCGACAAGGTCACCGGCCTCCCCGTGATCAACCAGCCCGCCGGGCATGTGGAACCCGGCGAATCCGTCCTCGACGCCGTCCGGCGCGAGGTGCGCGAGGAGACGGGCCTGGCCTTCGCGCCCGACGCCATCGTGGGGCTCTATCCCTTGCGGGCGGCCAACGGGAAGGACTATCTCCGCGTCTGCTTCACGGGCACGGTGCCCGAAGGCGCCGAGGCCGCGCCGGAGGATCCGGACATCCTGCGGTGCCACTGGCTCACCCGCGAGGAACTGGTCGCCGCACCCCTGCGGTCGGGCTGGGTGCTGCGCTGCCTGGACGACGCCCTCGCCGGGCGGCGCTTCCCCTTGGAGTTCGTGGCGGAGATCCGCCACGAACGCTGA
- a CDS encoding DinB family protein, whose protein sequence is MTPLAADLLLLFRRDLQCLLREVALFPDDASLWRTLPGIANSAGNVALHVAGNLQHFMGAVLGGTGYVREREREFAQREGRREDVAAELRGALAAVETGLAAVTEAGLAAPFPALLGGHRVPTGRFLLHLETHLAFHLGQVGYLRRALTGDSTGSGAVGIGEIAEVAE, encoded by the coding sequence ATGACCCCCCTCGCCGCCGATCTCCTTCTCCTGTTCCGCCGGGACCTGCAGTGCCTCCTGCGGGAAGTGGCCCTGTTCCCCGATGACGCCTCCCTGTGGCGGACCCTGCCCGGCATCGCCAACAGCGCGGGGAACGTCGCCCTGCACGTGGCGGGCAACCTCCAGCACTTCATGGGCGCGGTCCTGGGCGGGACGGGCTACGTCCGCGAGCGCGAGCGGGAGTTCGCGCAGCGGGAGGGCCGGCGGGAGGATGTGGCCGCCGAGTTGCGCGGCGCCCTGGCGGCCGTGGAGACGGGCCTCGCCGCCGTGACGGAGGCGGGCCTCGCGGCGCCCTTCCCCGCCCTGCTCGGGGGCCACCGCGTGCCCACGGGGCGCTTCCTGCTGCACCTGGAGACGCACCTCGCGTTCCACCTGGGCCAGGTCGGCTACCTGCGCCGGGCGCTCACGGGGGATTCCACGGGCTCCGGAGCCGTGGGCATCGGGGAGATCGCGGAGGTGGCGGAATGA
- the radC gene encoding DNA repair protein RadC, translating to MRILDLSPDQRPRERLLSGHGEGLSDADLLALLWGSGRPGQSAVELAQAVLGRTGGLAGLMGLGLHDWLGQPGLGPAKAGQLWAALELARRRARGTERLRITSPRAAGDYLLPRCRGWTEERFGLLALNAKGDLLAERLLSQGTATATLISPREFFREALRYGATTALAFHNHPSGDPTPSREDTQLTRRLFAAGESLGIPLADHLILGHDRYHSFRAAEGWDREASNLL from the coding sequence ATGCGCATTCTCGATCTCTCCCCCGACCAGCGCCCCCGGGAACGCCTGCTGTCGGGCCACGGCGAGGGCCTCTCCGACGCCGATCTTCTCGCCCTCCTGTGGGGCTCCGGCCGCCCCGGTCAGAGCGCCGTGGAACTGGCCCAGGCCGTCCTGGGCCGCACCGGCGGACTGGCTGGCCTCATGGGCCTGGGCCTCCACGACTGGCTGGGCCAGCCCGGCCTCGGCCCCGCCAAGGCCGGCCAGTTGTGGGCCGCCCTCGAACTCGCCCGCCGCCGGGCCCGCGGTACCGAGCGCCTCCGCATCACCAGCCCCCGCGCCGCAGGCGACTACCTCCTGCCCCGCTGCCGCGGCTGGACCGAGGAGCGATTCGGCCTCCTCGCCCTCAACGCCAAAGGCGATCTCCTGGCCGAGCGACTCCTCAGCCAGGGGACCGCCACCGCCACCCTCATCAGTCCGAGGGAATTCTTCCGTGAAGCCCTCCGCTACGGCGCGACCACCGCCCTAGCCTTCCACAACCACCCGAGCGGCGATCCCACCCCCAGCCGCGAGGACACCCAACTCACCCGACGACTTTTCGCCGCGGGGGAATCGCTGGGCATCCCTTTGGCCGACCATCTCATTCTTGGGCATGACCGCTACCACAGCTTCCGGGCGGCGGAGGGGTGGGATCGGGAAGCAAGTAACCTCTTGTGA
- a CDS encoding DUF4199 domain-containing protein — protein sequence MTPRPQTDPEAPLLIPFRAGVLLGALAVLWTFVMGFTGWYRQPTLLFLLWLVIPLQIVILAGMLRLTAPTAGYFRQVQNGVAASVIASLIIAVGSLLFTTVVFPSYFREMEALGRLRMAHQGLSADQIEALVKAQAPMRTPLGNAFAGALGTWLTGLGTSLVAAAWFRRR from the coding sequence ATGACCCCGCGGCCGCAGACGGATCCCGAAGCACCGCTCCTGATCCCCTTCCGCGCCGGCGTCCTGCTCGGCGCCCTGGCGGTCCTGTGGACCTTCGTCATGGGCTTCACCGGCTGGTACCGGCAGCCGACGCTCCTGTTCCTGCTCTGGCTGGTGATCCCGCTCCAGATCGTGATCCTCGCGGGGATGCTGCGCCTCACGGCGCCCACTGCGGGCTATTTCCGCCAGGTGCAGAACGGCGTGGCCGCCTCGGTCATCGCGTCGCTGATCATCGCGGTGGGCAGCCTGCTGTTCACCACCGTGGTGTTCCCCAGCTACTTCCGCGAGATGGAGGCCCTGGGCCGCCTGCGGATGGCCCACCAGGGCCTCAGCGCCGACCAGATCGAGGCGCTGGTGAAGGCCCAGGCGCCCATGCGGACGCCGCTGGGCAACGCCTTCGCCGGAGCGCTGGGCACGTGGCTCACGGGCTTGGGCACGTCGCTCGTGGCCGCGGCCTGGTTCCGCAGGCGCTGA
- a CDS encoding glutaminase — MDLQALLDDLAAESAPFAARGKVADYIPALASVPPSRFGLALATIDGGLFGSGDWREPFSIQSVSKAFSLALVLARDGEALWTRVGREPSGNPFNSLVQLEYEKGIPRNPFINAGALILIDRLLSLTGDSLNTLRTFLREESGNAAVDVDPEIAASEASHGHRNAALAHFMASCGNLENPVDRVLDHYFRQCALRMSCADLARAGLFLANHGLRADGSRLLTRSEAKRINSVMLTCGTYDAAGDFAYRVGLPGKSGVGGGILAVLPERGVLCVWSPALDPHGNSVAGVEALDRFTTRTGWSVF; from the coding sequence ATGGACCTTCAGGCGCTTCTGGACGACTTGGCCGCGGAATCGGCGCCCTTCGCGGCGCGGGGGAAGGTGGCGGACTACATTCCGGCCCTCGCCTCCGTTCCCCCCTCGCGGTTCGGCCTGGCCCTCGCCACCATCGACGGCGGCCTTTTCGGCAGCGGGGATTGGCGGGAGCCCTTCTCCATCCAGAGCGTGTCCAAGGCGTTCTCGCTGGCCCTGGTGTTGGCCCGCGACGGCGAGGCCCTGTGGACGCGCGTGGGGCGCGAACCTTCGGGCAATCCCTTCAATTCGCTGGTGCAGCTGGAATATGAAAAGGGCATTCCCCGCAATCCCTTCATCAACGCGGGGGCGCTCATCCTCATCGATCGCCTGCTGTCGCTGACGGGCGATTCCCTGAACACCCTGCGGACCTTCCTGCGGGAGGAGAGCGGCAACGCGGCCGTGGATGTGGATCCGGAGATCGCCGCGTCGGAGGCCAGCCACGGCCACCGCAACGCCGCCCTGGCCCACTTCATGGCCAGTTGCGGGAACCTGGAGAACCCCGTGGACCGCGTGCTGGACCACTACTTCCGGCAGTGCGCCCTGCGGATGAGCTGCGCGGACCTGGCGCGGGCAGGCCTCTTCCTCGCCAACCACGGGCTGCGGGCGGACGGCTCGCGCCTGCTCACCCGCAGCGAGGCGAAGCGCATCAACTCGGTGATGCTCACCTGCGGCACCTACGATGCCGCCGGCGACTTCGCCTACCGCGTGGGCCTGCCCGGCAAGAGCGGCGTGGGCGGTGGGATTCTCGCCGTGCTCCCGGAGCGAGGGGTTTTGTGCGTGTGGAGCCCGGCGCTGGATCCCCACGGCAACAGCGTGGCGGGCGTGGAGGCCCTCGACCGCTTCACGACGCGCACGGGCTGGTCCGTGTTCTGA
- a CDS encoding helix-hairpin-helix domain-containing protein, protein MSNPLSSLVLALALALPLPAAATRAAHAPQRPVNLNTASVTELMQLPRIGQKTAERIVAFRKQHGGFQRPEELMNVKGVGEKSYARLKPFLSISSAPRAAGAK, encoded by the coding sequence ATGTCGAACCCCCTCTCTTCCCTGGTCCTGGCTCTCGCCTTGGCCCTTCCCCTCCCCGCCGCGGCGACCCGCGCGGCTCACGCTCCCCAGCGGCCGGTGAATCTCAACACCGCGTCCGTCACGGAGTTGATGCAGCTGCCCCGGATCGGACAGAAGACCGCGGAGCGCATCGTCGCCTTCCGCAAACAGCACGGGGGCTTTCAGCGGCCCGAGGAGCTGATGAACGTCAAAGGGGTCGGCGAGAAGTCCTACGCCCGGCTCAAGCCCTTCCTGTCCATCTCCTCCGCGCCCCGCGCGGCCGGCGCGAAGTAG